From the genome of Streptococcus lutetiensis, one region includes:
- a CDS encoding dihydroorotate oxidase, with product MVSTATKIGAFDFDNCLMNAAGVYCMTREELAEIEASAAGSFVTKTGTLAARPGNPEPRYADTALGSINSMGLPNNGFQYYLDYVTELQNTPNSKNHFLSLVGMSEEETHTILKTVQESDYQGLVELNLSCPNVPGKPQIAYDFKTTEQILKDIFTYFTKPLGVKLPPYFDIAHFDRAAAIFNQFPLTFVNCINSVGNGLVVDDETVVIKPKNGFGGIGGDYVKPTALANVHAFYKRLNPSIQIIGTGGVKSGRDTFEHILCGASMVQLGTILHQEGPAAFARITKELKAIMEEKGYETLEDFRGKLKYIN from the coding sequence ATGGTTTCAACTGCAACTAAAATTGGAGCTTTCGATTTTGACAACTGCTTGATGAACGCTGCTGGCGTTTATTGTATGACTCGAGAAGAATTAGCTGAAATTGAAGCTTCTGCTGCAGGCTCTTTCGTCACAAAAACTGGGACATTGGCTGCGCGTCCAGGAAATCCCGAACCACGTTACGCTGATACAGCTCTTGGTTCAATCAATTCTATGGGACTGCCAAACAATGGTTTCCAATATTATCTTGACTACGTTACTGAACTCCAAAACACACCAAATAGTAAAAATCATTTCTTGTCACTTGTTGGTATGTCTGAAGAAGAAACACATACTATCTTAAAAACAGTTCAAGAGTCTGACTACCAAGGACTTGTAGAGCTAAACCTTTCTTGTCCAAATGTCCCAGGTAAGCCACAAATCGCTTATGATTTTAAAACAACTGAACAAATTTTAAAAGATATCTTCACATACTTCACAAAACCTCTTGGAGTTAAATTGCCTCCATATTTTGACATTGCGCACTTTGACCGTGCAGCAGCTATCTTCAATCAATTTCCACTAACTTTCGTTAACTGCATCAACTCAGTTGGAAATGGTTTGGTGGTTGACGATGAAACTGTTGTTATCAAACCTAAAAATGGTTTTGGTGGCATCGGTGGCGATTATGTAAAACCAACTGCTCTTGCCAATGTCCATGCCTTTTACAAACGCCTAAATCCTTCTATCCAAATCATCGGAACTGGTGGAGTCAAATCAGGTCGTGACACTTTTGAACACATCTTGTGTGGTGCAAGTATGGTTCAACTAGGAACAATCCTTCACCAAGAAGGCCCTGCTGCTTTTGCACGTATCACAAAAGAACTTAAAGCTATCATGGAAGAAAAAGGGTATGAAACCCTAGAAGACTTCCGTGGCAAATTGAAATATATCAACTAA
- a CDS encoding ArsR/SmtB family transcription factor produces MIETNESQKLLKGDSLMDVSSFFKALGNTTRLQIISCLSKGELKSSELAEILEMTPSAISHQLTMLKNLKIVSVRREGKNQIYSLADKHISQVLESVVEHYQED; encoded by the coding sequence ATGATTGAGACTAATGAATCACAAAAATTGCTAAAAGGTGATTCTCTAATGGATGTATCCAGCTTTTTTAAGGCTTTGGGAAACACGACGCGCTTACAAATTATTTCTTGTTTAAGTAAGGGAGAGTTAAAATCTAGTGAATTAGCAGAAATTCTAGAGATGACGCCATCAGCGATTTCACATCAGTTGACTATGCTAAAAAATCTCAAGATTGTTTCTGTTCGACGTGAAGGGAAAAATCAGATTTATTCTCTTGCTGATAAGCATATTAGCCAAGTTTTGGAGTCTGTTGTAGAGCATTATCAGGAGGATTAA
- a CDS encoding heavy metal translocating P-type ATPase, producing the protein MSHKHKKKLARILLAALVFLVVFLVVRLNHLGLVAQAFLYAIPFLIAGYDVLKKALVKISQGKVFSEQFLMSLATLGAFALSFMTGEAEFSEAVFVMIFYQVGEFFEHIAEGSSEKSISELLDLRPDLVHLEEGGQTVDVDPKNLQEGQVIVIQPGEKIAIDGILVSGESSVDTAALTGESLPQSVQVGDQVLSGMINMTGVIRVKVLHRVEDSTLSKILDLLENSTANKSKSERFMTKFAEVYTPTVVIAALILAFLPPVFSGDFVGDFPEWLSRALTFLVISCPCALVISIPLSFFGGLGASSKAGVLIKGSNYLESLASLETLLFDKTGTLTEGVFEVTTLHSDNIKKEQLLHLASHVERFSSHPIAQSLREAYEKEADDCSITDVTEKSGYGISAKVNGHDVVVGNTNFMDNLGVKWKSCHKVGTIVHVAIDGAYAGHIVISDCVKSDTKEALEQLRKAGVKNLVMLTGDRHEVAKKIASDLSMTDYKAELLPADKVSELEGYLAKKSPRAIVGFVGDGINDAPVLARADVGIAMGGLGSDVAIEAADVVVMNDHLSKIAQAIKIARQTITIARENIIISIGIKVLVLILASLGLANMWLAIFADVGVTVLATLNAMRTMKLT; encoded by the coding sequence ATGTCACATAAACATAAAAAGAAGCTCGCTCGCATTTTGCTAGCAGCGCTAGTTTTTCTTGTCGTGTTCCTTGTGGTTCGCTTGAACCATCTAGGCTTAGTAGCTCAAGCTTTTTTATATGCCATTCCATTTTTAATAGCTGGTTATGATGTTTTGAAAAAAGCTTTGGTAAAAATAAGTCAAGGGAAAGTCTTTAGTGAACAATTTTTGATGTCACTAGCGACACTTGGAGCATTTGCTCTTAGTTTTATGACTGGCGAGGCTGAATTTTCCGAAGCTGTATTTGTAATGATTTTCTACCAAGTTGGTGAATTTTTTGAGCATATTGCTGAAGGCAGCAGTGAAAAATCAATTTCAGAACTGCTAGATTTGCGACCTGACCTTGTTCATTTGGAAGAAGGGGGTCAAACAGTTGATGTGGATCCGAAAAACTTACAAGAAGGTCAGGTGATTGTGATTCAACCTGGGGAGAAGATTGCGATTGATGGTATCTTGGTTTCTGGTGAGTCTTCGGTTGACACAGCAGCTTTGACAGGAGAAAGTTTACCGCAAAGTGTTCAGGTTGGAGACCAAGTTCTCTCAGGGATGATTAACATGACAGGTGTTATTCGTGTTAAAGTTTTGCATCGTGTTGAAGATTCTACTTTGAGTAAGATTTTAGATTTGCTTGAAAATTCAACAGCTAATAAATCAAAGAGCGAACGTTTTATGACTAAGTTTGCAGAAGTTTACACGCCAACGGTAGTTATTGCTGCTTTGATTTTAGCTTTCTTACCACCAGTATTTTCAGGTGATTTTGTAGGGGATTTTCCAGAGTGGTTGAGCCGTGCGCTTACTTTCCTTGTTATTTCTTGTCCATGTGCTTTGGTCATTTCTATTCCGCTTAGCTTTTTTGGCGGTTTGGGAGCAAGCTCAAAAGCTGGTGTTCTCATTAAAGGGTCAAATTATCTTGAAAGTTTAGCGTCGCTTGAAACGTTGCTTTTTGATAAAACAGGGACTTTGACAGAAGGTGTTTTTGAGGTAACAACGCTTCATTCAGATAATATTAAGAAAGAGCAACTACTACACTTAGCTAGTCACGTAGAACGTTTTTCAAGTCACCCAATTGCTCAATCACTTCGTGAAGCTTATGAAAAAGAAGCAGATGATTGTTCGATTACAGATGTGACTGAAAAGTCTGGTTACGGTATCAGTGCTAAGGTAAATGGACATGATGTGGTTGTCGGAAATACTAACTTTATGGATAACTTAGGAGTTAAATGGAAATCTTGCCATAAAGTCGGAACGATTGTTCATGTGGCTATTGATGGTGCTTATGCTGGACATATCGTTATTTCAGATTGTGTTAAATCTGACACCAAAGAAGCTCTAGAGCAACTTAGAAAAGCTGGTGTGAAAAATCTTGTCATGTTAACGGGAGACCGCCACGAAGTTGCTAAAAAAATTGCTAGTGACTTGTCTATGACAGATTACAAAGCGGAGCTATTGCCAGCCGATAAGGTCAGTGAACTGGAAGGCTATTTGGCGAAAAAATCTCCTCGTGCCATAGTTGGATTTGTTGGTGATGGCATTAATGATGCTCCTGTACTAGCTAGAGCTGATGTCGGTATCGCCATGGGCGGACTTGGTAGTGACGTAGCCATTGAAGCAGCAGATGTCGTGGTTATGAATGACCATTTGTCAAAAATTGCGCAGGCTATCAAGATTGCACGCCAGACAATCACTATCGCTAGAGAAAATATTATTATCTCAATCGGTATCAAAGTTTTAGTCTTGATACTCGCTAGTCTAGGCTTAGCTAATATGTGGCTAGCTATCTTTGCCGACGTTGGTGTGACAGTACTTGCGACCTTAAATGCCATGCGAACAATGAAATTGACATAG
- a CDS encoding phosphoglycerate mutase: protein MVKLVFARHGQSEWNKANLFTGWADVDLTEEGTKQATEAGKLIKEAGIEFDVAFTSVLKRAIKTTNLALEASDQLWVPVEKSWRLNERHYGGLTGQNKAEAAEKWGDEQVHIWRRSYDVLPPAMAKDDQYSAHTDRRYANLDDKVVPDAENLKVTLERALPFWEDKIAPALKDGKNVFVGAHGNSIRALVKHIKQLSDDEIMDVEIPNFPPLVFEFDEKLNVTDEYFLGK from the coding sequence ATGGTAAAATTAGTGTTTGCACGTCACGGGCAATCTGAATGGAACAAAGCTAACCTTTTCACTGGTTGGGCTGATGTTGACCTTACAGAAGAAGGTACTAAACAAGCTACTGAAGCAGGTAAATTGATCAAAGAAGCAGGAATCGAATTCGATGTTGCTTTCACTTCAGTTCTTAAACGTGCTATCAAAACAACTAACCTTGCTCTTGAAGCTTCTGACCAACTTTGGGTTCCAGTTGAAAAATCATGGCGCTTGAACGAACGTCACTACGGTGGTTTGACTGGTCAAAACAAAGCTGAAGCTGCTGAAAAATGGGGTGACGAACAAGTTCACATCTGGCGTCGTTCATACGATGTATTGCCACCAGCTATGGCTAAAGACGATCAATACTCAGCACACACTGATCGTCGTTACGCTAACCTTGATGACAAAGTTGTTCCAGATGCAGAAAACTTGAAAGTTACTTTGGAACGTGCCCTTCCATTCTGGGAAGATAAAATCGCTCCAGCTCTTAAAGATGGTAAGAACGTCTTTGTAGGTGCTCACGGTAACTCAATCCGCGCTCTTGTAAAACACATCAAACAATTGTCAGATGACGAAATTATGGATGTTGAAATCCCTAACTTCCCACCACTTGTATTCGAATTTGACGAAAAATTGAACGTTACTGACGAATACTTCTTGGGTAAATAA